The following are encoded together in the Anaerostipes caccae L1-92 genome:
- a CDS encoding transketolase produces the protein MVTEQELRELTDFAQEIRIWTIRQMAERGFGHMGGAMSICDLLSVLYGKRMKVCPEDPSFEERDWLVCSKGHAGPAVYAALALKGFFPKEWLYTLNQPGTRLPSHCDAGKTPGIDVTTGSLGQGLSAACGVALAKKLDERKERVYCIIGDGESQEGQNWEAAMFAAQNRLGNLTLFVDNNKKQLDNDTEKICDMEDFEEKFKSFGWHTVRVNGHDCRAIDDAVGQAIQEQERPTAVILDTLKGKGCKFAETIWNHHINVTGEQAKEAIEALMA, from the coding sequence ATGGTAACAGAGCAGGAGTTAAGAGAACTTACTGATTTTGCGCAGGAAATCAGGATCTGGACAATACGGCAGATGGCAGAGAGAGGGTTCGGACACATGGGAGGGGCTATGAGTATCTGCGATCTGCTGAGTGTGTTATACGGGAAACGGATGAAGGTTTGTCCTGAGGACCCTTCCTTTGAAGAGAGGGACTGGCTGGTATGTTCCAAAGGACATGCAGGGCCGGCGGTGTATGCGGCACTGGCATTAAAGGGATTCTTCCCGAAGGAGTGGCTGTATACGCTGAACCAGCCGGGCACAAGGCTGCCGAGCCACTGCGACGCGGGAAAGACACCGGGGATCGATGTGACGACCGGTTCTCTGGGACAGGGGCTCTCAGCAGCCTGCGGCGTGGCTTTGGCAAAGAAACTGGACGAAAGGAAAGAACGGGTCTACTGTATCATCGGCGACGGCGAGAGCCAGGAAGGACAGAACTGGGAGGCTGCAATGTTTGCGGCACAGAACCGTCTGGGGAACCTGACTCTGTTTGTGGATAACAATAAAAAACAGCTGGACAATGACACAGAAAAAATCTGTGACATGGAGGATTTTGAAGAGAAATTCAAAAGTTTCGGCTGGCATACAGTCCGGGTAAACGGACATGACTGCAGAGCCATTGATGATGCGGTTGGCCAGGCCATACAGGAACAGGAGCGGCCTACGGCGGTGATTCTCGATACACTGAAAGGAAAAGGCTGTAAGTTTGCGGAAACCATATGGAATCATCATATCAATGTGACCGGAGAGCAGGCCAAGGAAGCGATCGAAGCCTTAATGGCGTAA
- a CDS encoding zinc-dependent alcohol dehydrogenase → MKRRIAKLTGPKTFEFFEEDLPELKSDEILLKMVSAGLCHSDIPAYMGTSAMGRNPLGYEDVVKPHYPMGIGHEPTAVVEAVGNAVTKFKPGDRVTGVTSECMATHKIIREEERILRVPEMDKPFECCLGEPMMCVANIVQAAKPAFGDHVAVIGCGFMGLLTIAGLKNDRLGSLTAVDLVDGRLAVAGEYGADHTVNPAKESLEEAMMKITRGKGFDVIVEITGSLRGLASALSISRISGRAKILLPSMYTRNEVFTQKMAYHMMYRSPILHVVHPWYCEDYMDTLEKAVSAYKKGIFPTDRLITHRIPFEEISRGFELLENNPEEYVKGIIVFD, encoded by the coding sequence ATGAAACGCAGGATTGCAAAGCTGACCGGACCAAAAACATTTGAGTTTTTTGAAGAAGACCTGCCGGAGCTGAAATCAGACGAAATACTGCTCAAAATGGTCAGCGCGGGACTTTGTCATTCTGACATTCCGGCATATATGGGCACCAGCGCCATGGGAAGAAATCCTCTTGGATATGAAGATGTGGTTAAACCTCATTATCCTATGGGAATCGGCCACGAACCGACCGCTGTAGTGGAAGCCGTGGGAAATGCTGTGACAAAATTTAAACCGGGCGACCGGGTGACTGGAGTGACATCAGAGTGTATGGCGACACACAAGATCATCAGGGAGGAGGAGAGAATCCTCAGAGTGCCGGAAATGGATAAACCTTTTGAATGTTGTCTTGGAGAGCCGATGATGTGTGTGGCAAATATCGTTCAGGCTGCTAAACCGGCATTCGGTGACCATGTGGCGGTGATCGGATGCGGGTTCATGGGCCTTTTGACCATCGCCGGACTGAAGAATGACCGTCTTGGAAGTCTGACGGCCGTTGATTTGGTGGACGGACGGCTGGCTGTGGCAGGAGAATATGGAGCGGACCATACGGTGAATCCGGCAAAAGAGTCTTTAGAGGAAGCCATGATGAAGATCACAAGAGGAAAGGGATTTGACGTCATCGTGGAAATCACAGGAAGTCTCAGAGGATTGGCTTCTGCCCTGTCTATTTCCAGGATCAGCGGAAGAGCAAAGATCCTTCTCCCGTCTATGTATACGAGAAATGAAGTGTTTACGCAGAAAATGGCCTATCATATGATGTACCGCTCTCCGATCCTCCATGTGGTACATCCGTGGTACTGCGAAGACTATATGGACACACTGGAAAAAGCAGTGAGTGCCTACAAAAAAGGAATCTTCCCCACAGACCGGCTGATCACCCACAGAATTCCGTTTGAGGAGATTTCCCGGGGATTTGAACTGCTTGAAAATAATCCTGAAGAATATGTAAAAGGAATTATAGTATTTGACTGA
- a CDS encoding HipA domain-containing protein, translated as MERERMIDIKDLNKYERDFSTYYGGRSGSKYAIIIDGERWMIKFPESTKDFMGRQKKNAHFPSYTASPLSEYIGSQIYQSLGIPVHETMLGIRDNKLVVACKDFDPLHRLVEYGQIKNSLTDTEIELVHSSSGQQGEALMDVLNVISTAPVFQKTPGVKERFWDMFIADAFIRNNDRNNGNWGIFINADGTGKLAPVYDNGNCLFNKRNPSVAERRIANERDIYQDALGTGVSFFTDKNDKNIHPFQYIESAENPDCTAALLRFVKHLDVREIDRIVEEIPENFQDIQIITAIQKEHYKAVFHMMLNKSIFPAANNFEKNLIK; from the coding sequence ATGGAAAGGGAAAGAATGATTGATATAAAAGATCTAAATAAATACGAGCGTGATTTTTCTACTTATTATGGAGGGAGAAGTGGATCTAAATATGCGATTATAATTGACGGAGAACGATGGATGATAAAGTTCCCAGAGAGTACAAAGGATTTTATGGGAAGACAAAAAAAGAACGCCCACTTTCCATCTTATACAGCCAGTCCATTAAGTGAATATATTGGTTCTCAGATTTACCAATCATTAGGGATTCCTGTGCATGAGACAATGTTAGGAATAAGGGATAACAAATTAGTTGTTGCATGTAAAGATTTTGATCCTTTACACAGGCTGGTAGAATATGGACAGATAAAAAACTCATTGACAGACACAGAGATAGAATTGGTGCATAGTTCATCAGGCCAGCAGGGAGAAGCTTTGATGGATGTACTGAATGTTATTTCCACAGCGCCGGTTTTTCAAAAGACTCCTGGGGTGAAAGAAAGATTTTGGGATATGTTTATTGCAGATGCCTTTATTCGGAATAATGACCGCAATAACGGAAACTGGGGCATTTTTATTAATGCAGACGGAACAGGAAAATTGGCACCTGTTTATGACAATGGAAATTGTCTGTTTAATAAACGCAATCCTTCTGTGGCAGAAAGGAGAATTGCAAATGAAAGAGATATCTATCAGGATGCCCTTGGTACCGGTGTTTCATTTTTTACAGATAAAAACGATAAAAATATTCATCCATTTCAGTATATCGAAAGCGCTGAAAATCCTGACTGTACAGCTGCATTATTAAGGTTTGTAAAGCATTTGGATGTAAGAGAAATAGATAGGATTGTCGAAGAGATTCCTGAGAATTTTCAAGATATACAGATTATAACAGCGATACAAAAAGAACATTATAAAGCGGTATTCCATATGATGCTGAACAAGAGCATTTTTCCTGCAGCAAATAATTTTGAAAAAAACCTGATAAAATAA
- a CDS encoding YjbE family putative metal transport protein (Members of this highly hydrophobic protein family,regularly are found preceded by the yybP-ykoY manganese riboswitch (see RF00080). A metal cation transport function is proposed.), giving the protein MGTLLQIIFINLVVSLDNIGVIAMATRGLSKRRAKAARDLGVWLSIFLKMIFVGIIGFLFRIPWLHIRILGGVMLLYVTFTMMMESGTGSEKREQTGRKDSFWFAIISIVAADVSMSFDNVLAILGVVSADGGGLHMREFLLIFGGLAFCVPLLLWFSGTIAEWMEEFPVLNDICAGYLVYTAVKMMMEDEFVSLFLQEINFSIAAPCAALAGILVACFKVYSEGRDFQYHSGKILVACVTALSCYAVMDMAVLSYLSTGPSPKGYQLSLETLYGFLPKGINAVHLTSMSSGILELCVAVYTADVMRRREPSSFFWKYIKVENTMARLLLFQTALYVIGLTLNFGLGKPDVWMFILELLFEFLLLSVYAAVFGLLCFSFKNGGLGLGMSLLFLLLEAVISSVLMLDETSVLAGMFPNYYLENLESHMHDMIFVMRGIFMSAIYILPALMIGERKMN; this is encoded by the coding sequence TTGGGTACGCTTCTTCAGATTATTTTTATCAACCTTGTCGTGTCTCTGGATAATATCGGCGTCATCGCCATGGCAACCAGGGGGCTTTCAAAGCGCCGGGCCAAAGCGGCCCGAGATCTGGGCGTCTGGCTGTCTATCTTTCTTAAGATGATCTTTGTGGGGATCATCGGATTTTTGTTCAGGATTCCATGGCTTCACATCAGAATACTGGGAGGTGTGATGCTTTTATATGTCACTTTCACGATGATGATGGAAAGCGGAACGGGAAGTGAAAAGCGTGAACAGACAGGACGGAAGGACAGCTTCTGGTTTGCAATCATTTCGATCGTGGCAGCAGATGTGAGTATGAGTTTTGACAACGTGCTGGCTATCCTCGGAGTCGTGTCTGCGGACGGCGGCGGTCTGCATATGAGAGAATTTCTGCTGATCTTCGGCGGCCTGGCATTTTGTGTGCCGCTGCTTCTCTGGTTCAGCGGAACCATTGCAGAGTGGATGGAAGAGTTTCCGGTCCTAAACGATATCTGCGCCGGATACCTTGTCTACACAGCAGTCAAGATGATGATGGAAGATGAGTTCGTATCTCTATTCCTTCAGGAAATCAATTTTTCCATCGCGGCACCGTGTGCGGCACTGGCCGGTATCCTTGTGGCCTGTTTTAAAGTCTATTCGGAGGGAAGAGATTTTCAATATCACAGCGGGAAGATTCTCGTGGCCTGTGTCACGGCTCTGTCCTGCTATGCGGTCATGGACATGGCAGTGCTCTCGTACCTGAGCACCGGGCCTTCTCCAAAGGGATACCAGCTGAGTCTGGAAACTCTTTACGGATTTCTTCCAAAAGGGATCAATGCGGTCCATCTCACCTCCATGTCCTCCGGAATCCTGGAACTATGCGTGGCAGTTTATACAGCAGATGTGATGAGGCGGAGGGAGCCGTCCTCATTTTTCTGGAAATACATAAAAGTAGAAAATACGATGGCAAGGCTTTTGCTGTTTCAGACAGCGCTCTATGTCATAGGGCTGACGCTTAACTTTGGGCTTGGAAAGCCGGATGTGTGGATGTTCATCCTGGAACTGCTCTTTGAATTCCTGCTGCTGAGTGTCTATGCGGCAGTCTTCGGGCTTTTGTGCTTTTCTTTTAAAAACGGGGGATTGGGACTGGGGATGAGCCTTTTGTTCCTTCTGCTGGAAGCAGTCATATCTTCTGTGCTGATGCTCGACGAGACCAGCGTGCTGGCGGGAATGTTCCCGAATTATTATCTGGAGAACCTGGAAAGTCATATGCACGATATGATCTTTGTCATGAGAGGGATCTTTATGTCGGCAATTTATATACTGCCTGCGCTGATGATTGGGGAGAGAAAAATGAATTGA
- a CDS encoding transketolase family protein — protein sequence MSVVISNTHENGERSMAEIYSETMMELMKENRDIVELEADLGFCLMGNQMNELAEEVPGQIIDCGIQEANMTGVACGLSFAGKIPFAHSFAPFISRRANDQIFISGCYAGANVKLVGSDPGIMAAYNGGTHMPFEDVAVLRAFPGMTIVEPTDHVMLKDLVKQLAEKKGMYYIRCARKNVPRIYEQGSEFEIGKGNIVKDGTDASVIASGIMVAEALKAAHILEKEGISVRVVDMFTIKPLDCGLTVRCAQETKAVVTAENHNIHGGLYGAVCEVLAKTNPVPVEAVGIKDEFGEVGDMEYLKKRFGLTADDIAQKVRKVIERKRVER from the coding sequence ATGAGCGTAGTAATATCCAATACACATGAAAACGGCGAGAGATCCATGGCGGAGATCTACTCAGAGACCATGATGGAACTGATGAAAGAAAACCGGGACATTGTGGAGCTGGAGGCGGACCTGGGATTCTGTCTGATGGGAAACCAGATGAATGAACTGGCAGAGGAAGTTCCGGGACAGATCATTGACTGCGGAATTCAGGAAGCAAACATGACAGGGGTTGCCTGCGGCCTGTCTTTTGCCGGGAAAATCCCGTTTGCCCATTCCTTTGCGCCGTTTATTTCCAGAAGGGCCAATGATCAGATTTTTATTTCCGGATGTTATGCGGGTGCCAATGTAAAACTTGTGGGATCTGATCCGGGGATCATGGCGGCATACAATGGCGGAACTCACATGCCTTTTGAAGATGTGGCAGTTTTAAGGGCATTTCCCGGGATGACCATTGTTGAGCCGACGGATCATGTGATGTTAAAAGATCTGGTAAAGCAGCTGGCAGAGAAGAAAGGAATGTACTACATACGCTGTGCGAGAAAAAATGTACCCAGGATTTATGAACAAGGTTCTGAGTTTGAAATCGGAAAAGGAAATATCGTGAAGGACGGAACGGATGCATCTGTAATCGCCAGCGGCATCATGGTGGCAGAAGCGCTGAAAGCAGCCCACATATTAGAGAAGGAGGGTATTTCCGTAAGAGTCGTGGATATGTTTACGATTAAACCGCTGGACTGTGGACTGACAGTGCGCTGTGCACAGGAGACGAAGGCTGTCGTGACGGCGGAAAACCACAATATCCACGGAGGACTGTATGGTGCGGTTTGTGAGGTGCTGGCAAAGACAAATCCTGTCCCGGTGGAGGCCGTGGGAATAAAAGATGAGTTCGGTGAAGTGGGAGATATGGAGTATCTGAAAAAACGGTTTGGCCTCACGGCAGATGATATCGCTCAGAAAGTCAGAAAAGTCATAGAGAGAAAGCGGGTGGAGAGATGA